Proteins found in one Clostridium kluyveri DSM 555 genomic segment:
- a CDS encoding class I SAM-dependent methyltransferase, with the protein MNESKIKKAYAISKNIYDDTLTQTKWWSKLYIWFFWGGIKDIEIANKVLKMIPDDFAGKLLDVPVGTGVFTLNKYSMLPNAQITCVDYSEDMLLQAKKRFSHSKLKNINYMQGDVGNLEFNNETFDIILSMNGFHAFPDKEKAFLETTRVLKKGGIFCGCFYIKGQCKLTDFIVNSLLAKKGWFTPPFQSIEELRLKLSSLYSNIEIDNQKSMVYFKCIK; encoded by the coding sequence ATGAATGAAAGCAAAATTAAAAAAGCATATGCAATTTCGAAAAACATTTATGATGATACACTGACTCAAACAAAATGGTGGTCTAAACTGTATATATGGTTTTTTTGGGGTGGTATAAAAGATATAGAAATCGCTAATAAGGTCTTGAAAATGATTCCAGATGATTTTGCCGGAAAATTGCTTGATGTACCAGTTGGCACTGGGGTATTCACATTAAATAAATACAGCATGTTACCAAATGCCCAAATAACCTGTGTAGATTATTCAGAGGATATGCTTCTTCAAGCCAAAAAAAGATTTTCCCATAGTAAACTTAAAAATATTAATTATATGCAGGGTGATGTGGGAAACCTAGAATTCAATAATGAAACATTTGATATTATACTTTCCATGAATGGATTCCACGCTTTCCCTGATAAAGAAAAAGCATTTTTAGAGACAACACGTGTTCTAAAAAAAGGTGGTATCTTTTGCGGGTGTTTTTACATTAAAGGACAATGTAAACTCACAGATTTCATCGTCAACTCTCTACTGGCAAAAAAAGGTTGGTTTACACCGCCCTTTCAATCCATTGAAGAATTAAGATTAAAATTATCTTCACTGTACTCTAATATTGAGATTGATAATCAAAAATCAATGGTTTATTTTAAGTGCATCAAATAA
- a CDS encoding bifunctional 4-hydroxy-3-methylbut-2-enyl diphosphate reductase/30S ribosomal protein S1 produces MNIILADKSGFCFGVERAVTEAISAREKFKKKIYTLGPLIHNSDVVNNLKKKGIYPIELDDICSLKEDDVVVIRSHGVAKDILTLLENKKINVVNATCPYVSNIQKKVEKYYKLGYSILIVGDINHPEVVGINGWCENTGIISKNGVDLDKLPLKICIVSQTTEKQSNWEKVLNIVAKECREFIAFNTICSATEFRQKAAECISKKVDMMVVIGGKNSSNTTKLYEICKSNCNNTIHVENSGEIPDNIIKTNKIKTIGVTAGASTPNWIIKEAVLKMSDDKNLELNEQLSYMDKNDTQIILGEKIKGIVISVNSKEAFLNIGYKSDGVLPKSEITKEEDNNLEELIHIGDELDVKVVRRQNEDGYVVLSKLELDRENAYKELEDANINNTCLKVTVKEDVNGGLVANYKGARVFIPASHVELYHVNDLSQYVDKELEVNIIEFKQERKGTRVVASRREILRIEREKREEETWNRLEKDMVVEGEVRRLTDFGAFVDVQGVDGLLHVSELSWGRVNKPGDVLKIGDKIQVYILDVNREKKKLSLSLKKLMEDPWNNVDIKYPVGNVVLGKVVRFANFGAFVELEPGVDALVHISQISHKRIDKPSDALEIEQEIKAKILEVNKESEKIALSIKEVDEI; encoded by the coding sequence ATGAATATTATATTAGCAGATAAGTCTGGATTTTGCTTTGGGGTGGAGAGAGCTGTTACCGAGGCTATAAGTGCCAGAGAAAAATTTAAAAAGAAGATATATACTTTAGGTCCTTTAATTCATAATAGTGATGTAGTAAATAATTTAAAGAAAAAAGGTATATATCCTATAGAATTAGATGATATATGTAGTCTCAAAGAAGATGATGTAGTTGTAATACGTTCTCATGGTGTAGCAAAAGACATATTGACTCTTTTGGAGAATAAAAAGATTAATGTGGTGAATGCTACCTGTCCTTATGTTTCTAACATACAGAAAAAAGTGGAAAAATACTATAAATTAGGGTATAGTATATTGATAGTGGGTGATATTAACCATCCAGAGGTAGTAGGTATAAATGGATGGTGTGAAAATACTGGCATTATATCAAAGAATGGTGTCGATTTAGATAAGTTACCTTTAAAAATATGTATAGTTTCACAAACTACAGAAAAACAGTCTAATTGGGAAAAGGTGTTGAATATAGTAGCTAAAGAGTGCAGGGAATTTATTGCATTTAATACTATATGCAGTGCCACAGAGTTCCGTCAGAAAGCTGCAGAATGCATATCAAAAAAAGTAGATATGATGGTAGTAATAGGGGGTAAAAATAGTTCTAATACCACCAAGCTTTATGAAATATGTAAAAGTAATTGTAATAATACAATTCATGTTGAAAATTCAGGAGAAATACCTGATAATATAATTAAGACTAATAAAATTAAAACTATAGGTGTTACAGCAGGAGCTTCAACACCCAATTGGATAATAAAGGAGGCAGTTTTAAAAATGAGTGATGACAAAAATTTAGAGTTAAATGAACAGTTATCTTATATGGACAAAAATGATACCCAGATAATATTAGGGGAAAAAATTAAAGGTATAGTAATATCTGTGAATTCTAAAGAGGCTTTTTTAAATATAGGATATAAATCAGATGGCGTACTTCCAAAATCTGAAATAACAAAGGAAGAGGATAACAATTTAGAGGAACTAATTCATATTGGAGATGAATTAGATGTTAAAGTAGTAAGAAGGCAAAATGAAGATGGATATGTGGTATTATCCAAATTAGAATTAGATAGAGAAAATGCTTATAAGGAATTGGAAGATGCCAATATAAATAATACATGTTTAAAAGTTACAGTAAAAGAAGATGTAAATGGAGGATTAGTAGCCAATTACAAAGGAGCTAGAGTTTTTATACCGGCCTCCCATGTGGAACTATATCATGTAAATGATCTTTCTCAGTATGTAGATAAGGAATTGGAAGTTAATATAATTGAGTTTAAGCAGGAGAGAAAGGGAACTAGAGTAGTAGCTTCGAGAAGGGAAATTTTAAGAATTGAAAGAGAAAAAAGGGAAGAGGAAACTTGGAACAGGCTTGAAAAAGATATGGTGGTAGAAGGAGAAGTTAGAAGATTAACTGATTTTGGCGCATTTGTTGATGTGCAGGGGGTTGATGGACTTCTTCATGTATCTGAACTGTCCTGGGGAAGAGTTAACAAACCAGGAGATGTACTGAAAATAGGTGATAAAATTCAAGTTTATATATTAGATGTAAATAGAGAAAAGAAAAAGTTATCTTTATCCCTGAAGAAACTTATGGAGGATCCATGGAATAATGTGGATATAAAATATCCAGTTGGAAATGTAGTTCTGGGAAAAGTAGTTAGATTTGCTAATTTTGGTGCATTTGTAGAATTGGAACCTGGAGTGGATGCATTAGTACACATATCCCAAATAAGTCACAAGAGAATAGATAAGCCTTCAGATGCACTGGAAATAGAACAGGAAATAAAGGCTAAAATTTTAGAAGTAAATAAGGAAAGTGAAAAAATAGCTTTAAGTATAAAAGAAGTAGATGAAATTTAA
- a CDS encoding NAD(P)/FAD-dependent oxidoreductase: MSKVIVIGGGPSGMMAAITAANRGFDTTLVEKNEKLGKKMFISGKGRCNITNSKDISEFFDHIPVNSHFLYSSLYSFTNKNTFEFFDDLGVNLKIERGGRVFPQSDKSSDLIKAMEKELIKKNVMIRFNSKIKKFISKDNFIRAVQLEDNSIIEGDLFILCTGGMSYPQTGSTGEGYKMAESLGHTITKITPALVPIEIEEDWIKILQGLSLKNIELSIVDSNNNILYREFGEMLFTHFGISGPVVLSSSRVVKNNRNLKAVINLKPALEFQELDRRLQREFLNYSNKSFKNSLGGLLPKKLIGIILDLCNIKLDKKCNSITRDERQDLAGLLQNFTMHIKGLRPIEEAIVTSGGVSVKEIDSSTMKSKIVSNLYFAGEIIDVDANTGGFNMQIALSTGFLAGSKIKNVLQI, encoded by the coding sequence ATGTCAAAGGTAATAGTAATTGGAGGAGGTCCATCTGGAATGATGGCAGCAATAACTGCTGCAAATAGAGGATTTGACACTACCTTGGTTGAAAAAAATGAAAAGCTTGGGAAGAAGATGTTCATATCTGGAAAGGGAAGATGTAATATAACCAATTCAAAGGATATAAGTGAATTCTTTGATCATATTCCTGTAAATTCTCATTTTTTGTATAGTTCACTTTATTCTTTTACAAATAAGAATACTTTTGAATTTTTTGATGATTTAGGAGTAAATTTAAAGATTGAAAGAGGGGGAAGGGTTTTTCCACAGTCTGACAAATCCTCTGATTTAATTAAAGCTATGGAAAAAGAATTAATAAAGAAAAATGTAATGATAAGGTTTAATTCTAAAATTAAGAAATTTATTTCCAAAGATAACTTTATAAGAGCAGTTCAACTTGAAGATAATTCAATTATAGAAGGAGATTTGTTTATACTCTGCACAGGGGGCATGTCTTATCCGCAAACGGGTTCTACTGGAGAAGGATATAAAATGGCTGAAAGTTTAGGTCATACAATAACGAAAATTACACCGGCTCTTGTTCCTATAGAAATTGAAGAGGATTGGATAAAAATATTGCAGGGACTTTCTTTGAAAAATATAGAATTAAGTATAGTGGATTCTAATAATAATATCTTATATAGGGAATTTGGAGAAATGCTTTTTACCCATTTTGGAATTTCAGGACCTGTTGTTTTGAGTTCCAGCAGGGTAGTAAAAAATAATAGAAATTTAAAGGCAGTTATAAATTTAAAACCTGCTCTTGAGTTTCAGGAATTGGATAGAAGATTGCAGAGAGAATTTTTAAATTATTCAAATAAAAGTTTTAAAAATTCTTTAGGGGGATTACTTCCTAAAAAACTTATTGGCATAATTTTAGATTTATGTAACATAAAATTAGATAAAAAATGCAATTCTATAACTAGAGATGAAAGACAGGATTTAGCTGGATTATTACAAAATTTTACTATGCACATAAAAGGTCTTAGACCCATAGAAGAAGCCATAGTTACATCTGGAGGAGTAAGTGTTAAAGAAATAGACTCTTCTACCATGAAGTCTAAAATAGTTTCGAATTTATATTTTGCAGGGGAGATAATAGATGTAGATGCAAATACAGGAGGATTTAATATGCAGATTGCATTGTCTACTGGATTTTTAGCAGGAAGTAAAATTAAAAATGTATTACAAATTTAA
- the speD gene encoding adenosylmethionine decarboxylase, with the protein MNELGRHILAEIYGCDGEILNNKDFIEKIMVDSALKAGAEVREVAFHKFSPQGISGVVIISESHLTIHTWPELGYAAVDVFTCGDRINPWDACNYMTEKFNAKNMTATEIKRGIFEQVVEVKASNI; encoded by the coding sequence ATGAATGAATTAGGGAGACATATTTTAGCAGAGATTTATGGATGCGATGGCGAAATATTGAATAATAAAGACTTTATAGAGAAGATAATGGTAGATTCAGCTTTAAAGGCAGGGGCAGAAGTAAGGGAAGTTGCATTTCATAAATTTAGCCCTCAGGGCATAAGCGGGGTAGTTATAATATCTGAATCCCATCTAACTATTCACACCTGGCCTGAACTTGGCTATGCTGCTGTGGATGTGTTTACTTGTGGAGATAGAATTAATCCTTGGGATGCGTGTAACTACATGACTGAAAAATTTAATGCAAAAAATATGACGGCAACTGAAATAAAAAGAGGTATATTTGAACAAGTTGTAGAAGTGAAAGCCTCAAATATATAG
- the cmk gene encoding (d)CMP kinase translates to MNISVAIDGPAAAGKSTIANIIAHKFNLMYINTGSMYRAAALLCMRERVCYKDVDKVCEIVKSLKMHFEKDRLIVNGEDLTEGIKHPDVSNNVSNYAAIFKLRKLLVKLQQDMAGNFNVIMDGRDIGTVVLKNAPLKFFLTASASERAKRRYLELKKKGIDVEYNEILDEIIKRDYIDSHRESSPFIKAEDAIEINSSGLSIYQVVEIISGYIRNYIKEHN, encoded by the coding sequence TTGAATATATCTGTAGCAATTGATGGACCTGCAGCTGCAGGTAAAAGTACTATAGCAAATATTATAGCCCATAAATTTAATCTTATGTATATAAATACAGGCTCTATGTATAGGGCTGCTGCACTTTTATGTATGAGAGAAAGAGTATGTTACAAGGATGTAGATAAGGTATGTGAAATTGTAAAATCACTTAAAATGCATTTTGAAAAAGATAGACTTATTGTAAATGGTGAAGATTTAACAGAGGGTATAAAGCATCCTGATGTAAGTAATAATGTATCTAATTATGCTGCTATTTTTAAGCTTAGAAAGTTGCTTGTAAAATTGCAGCAAGATATGGCGGGAAATTTTAATGTGATTATGGATGGAAGGGATATAGGTACTGTAGTTTTAAAAAATGCACCTTTGAAGTTTTTTCTCACAGCTAGTGCCAGTGAAAGGGCAAAAAGAAGATATTTGGAATTAAAGAAGAAAGGTATAGATGTGGAGTATAATGAGATATTGGATGAGATAATTAAAAGAGATTATATAGATTCCCATAGGGAATCTTCACCCTTTATAAAAGCAGAAGATGCTATAGAGATAAATTCATCTGGACTTTCTATTTATCAGGTGGTAGAAATTATTTCAGGTTATATAAGAAATTACATTAAAGAACATAACTAA
- the miaB gene encoding tRNA (N6-isopentenyl adenosine(37)-C2)-methylthiotransferase MiaB, translated as MEDKFRNKSFFISTYGCQMNEEDSEKLSGILKKMGYKRAENKLSADLIIFNTCCVRENAELKVYGNLGALKKLKKQRPELIIALCGCMMQQKGMAEKVIKKFPFVDIIFGTHNAYKFPEYLNRVNHQNVSVIEIQDKEDGIVEGVPIDRESSVKAFVTIMYGCNNFCAYCIVPYVRGRERSRKPEDIENEIKELVSKGYKEVTLLGQNVNSYGKNLNPRVNFSELLRRINNVDGIERIRFMTSHPKDLTDDVIDVISECDKICEHIHLPVQSGSTRILKKMNRNYSKEQYLALVSEIKHKIPDASITTDIIVGFPGETEEDFEETLNLAEGVEFDSAFTFIYSKREGTPAYKIEEQISDDVKHERFNRLVEVINKSAAKKNKVYEGRIEEVLVEGPSKNDSTKLMGRTRTGKLVNFQGDKAFIGELVKVEITKATSFSLLGRQI; from the coding sequence ATGGAAGATAAATTTAGAAATAAAAGTTTCTTTATTTCTACATATGGATGCCAGATGAATGAAGAGGATTCAGAAAAATTATCTGGAATACTAAAAAAGATGGGATATAAAAGAGCAGAAAATAAACTTTCTGCGGACTTGATCATATTTAATACCTGTTGTGTAAGAGAAAATGCAGAACTTAAGGTATATGGAAATTTGGGAGCTTTAAAAAAATTAAAAAAGCAAAGGCCTGAACTTATAATAGCCTTATGTGGTTGTATGATGCAGCAAAAAGGCATGGCAGAAAAAGTAATAAAGAAATTTCCCTTTGTAGATATAATATTTGGAACTCATAATGCATATAAGTTTCCAGAGTATTTAAATAGGGTAAACCATCAGAATGTATCCGTAATAGAAATACAAGATAAAGAAGATGGAATTGTAGAGGGAGTTCCAATAGATAGAGAAAGCAGTGTAAAAGCTTTTGTGACTATAATGTATGGCTGTAATAATTTCTGTGCGTACTGTATAGTACCTTATGTAAGGGGACGTGAGAGAAGCAGAAAACCAGAGGATATTGAAAATGAAATAAAAGAATTGGTTTCAAAGGGATATAAGGAAGTTACGCTGCTGGGTCAAAATGTAAATTCCTATGGAAAAAATCTAAATCCAAGGGTGAATTTCAGTGAACTTTTAAGGAGAATTAATAATGTAGATGGAATTGAAAGAATTAGATTTATGACCTCCCACCCTAAAGATCTAACGGATGATGTAATAGATGTAATATCAGAATGTGATAAAATATGTGAGCACATACATTTACCTGTACAATCAGGTTCTACCCGTATACTTAAAAAAATGAATAGAAATTATTCTAAGGAACAGTACCTTGCCCTTGTAAGTGAAATAAAACACAAAATTCCAGATGCATCTATAACTACAGATATAATTGTGGGTTTTCCTGGTGAAACAGAAGAAGATTTTGAAGAGACATTAAACCTGGCAGAAGGAGTGGAATTTGATTCTGCATTTACATTTATATATTCCAAAAGAGAAGGTACTCCTGCCTATAAAATAGAGGAGCAAATTTCTGATGATGTAAAACATGAGAGATTTAACAGACTTGTAGAGGTAATAAATAAATCTGCTGCTAAAAAAAATAAAGTCTATGAAGGAAGAATAGAAGAAGTATTGGTAGAAGGCCCTAGTAAAAATGACAGTACAAAACTTATGGGAAGGACCAGAACTGGAAAGTTAGTTAATTTTCAAGGAGACAAAGCTTTTATAGGTGAATTGGTAAAGGTTGAAATAACTAAAGCAACTTCTTTTTCCCTTTTAGGTAGACAGATATGA
- a CDS encoding pyridoxal phosphate-dependent aminotransferase: protein MRLSNRILNMQFSPIRKLAPYAAEAKKRGIKVYHLNIGQPDVLTPDIFFKAIENFKENVLKYTDSQGMDALQESFIEYYKKWGTEFSKEELIVTNGGSEAIMLTFMTICDPGDEIVSPEPFYTNYNGFAESASAKMVPFLTKAEDGFHLPDKKSIENKITPRTKALMISNPGNPTGTVYTAEELRMLADIVKEHDLYLIADEVYREFVYDGLKYTSTLTLKDIADRVIIVDSISKRYSACGARIGLVASKNKEFMHNIMKLCQTRLCVPTVEQIGAAALKDTPDSYFVETRKEYEKRRNILMESLQKIPGIICRKPSGAFYIVAKLPISDAQDFAKFLLTDFNKDGKTVMVAPADGFYATEGLGKDEIRISYCLNCDDLKDAMDLLKIALEEYIKTKK, encoded by the coding sequence ATGAGATTATCAAATAGAATTTTAAATATGCAGTTTTCACCTATTCGTAAACTGGCACCTTATGCTGCAGAAGCAAAAAAAAGAGGTATTAAAGTTTACCATTTAAATATTGGTCAACCGGACGTACTAACTCCAGATATTTTCTTTAAAGCAATTGAAAATTTTAAAGAAAACGTATTAAAATATACAGATTCACAAGGTATGGATGCACTTCAGGAAAGCTTCATAGAATATTACAAAAAATGGGGCACGGAGTTTTCTAAAGAAGAACTGATAGTAACTAACGGTGGTAGTGAAGCTATAATGTTAACTTTTATGACAATATGTGATCCAGGAGATGAAATAGTTTCCCCTGAGCCTTTCTATACAAATTATAATGGCTTTGCAGAATCAGCTTCTGCCAAAATGGTTCCATTTTTAACAAAAGCTGAAGATGGCTTTCACCTGCCAGACAAAAAATCAATAGAAAACAAAATAACCCCTAGAACAAAGGCACTTATGATTTCAAATCCTGGTAACCCTACGGGGACTGTATATACGGCTGAAGAACTTAGAATGCTTGCAGATATAGTTAAAGAACATGATTTATACTTAATAGCAGATGAAGTCTATAGGGAATTTGTATATGATGGATTAAAATACACTTCTACACTTACTTTAAAGGATATAGCTGACAGAGTAATAATTGTAGACAGCATATCTAAACGTTACAGTGCCTGTGGTGCTAGAATTGGACTGGTAGCTTCAAAGAATAAAGAATTTATGCATAACATAATGAAGCTGTGTCAAACTAGACTATGTGTTCCTACAGTAGAGCAAATTGGAGCAGCAGCCTTAAAGGATACCCCTGACAGCTATTTTGTGGAAACAAGAAAAGAGTATGAAAAGAGAAGAAATATATTAATGGAAAGTCTTCAAAAAATTCCGGGTATCATATGCAGAAAACCTAGTGGTGCTTTTTACATAGTTGCCAAATTACCTATATCAGATGCACAGGATTTTGCAAAATTTTTACTAACTGATTTTAATAAAGATGGTAAAACTGTAATGGTTGCTCCTGCTGACGGTTTTTATGCCACTGAAGGTCTTGGAAAAGATGAAATAAGAATATCTTACTGCTTAAATTGCGATGATTTGAAAGATGCTATGGATTTATTAAAAATAGCTCTTGAAGAATATATAAAAACTAAAAAATAG
- a CDS encoding GNAT family N-acetyltransferase, whose product MYECVSLVKRNLNCFKKLNSKRTLFNNLNKDFFEIYDKSNFAKQIFLRRTVKLLRNNFDYIGYIWTDIVCKNVYNINAMNVSFISNKESDSVPYIHLISTIKKHCVLKYLCEDNNYNSTLLEDIGFEKKEGTLVLCRELHESIDIGIHENLKFEMFKKGKDEQKRCRIQNEIFQEHNRIPLTLEDIYVEQLQSYYFEEGAVFLKRNAEYIGYGQIIIENNIPIIVNFGIIEKHRGRGYSKYLLNYLLNIIYQNGFHKIMIKVRDSNYIALNLYRSVGFKVKKERFNWELEK is encoded by the coding sequence ATGTATGAATGTGTATCACTGGTAAAGAGAAATTTAAATTGTTTTAAAAAACTAAATTCCAAAAGAACACTGTTTAATAATTTAAATAAAGATTTTTTTGAAATTTATGATAAATCTAATTTTGCTAAGCAGATATTCTTGAGAAGAACAGTAAAATTACTTAGAAATAACTTTGATTATATAGGTTATATTTGGACTGATATAGTATGTAAAAATGTTTATAATATAAATGCTATGAATGTGTCCTTTATTTCTAATAAGGAATCAGATAGTGTACCCTATATACATTTAATAAGTACTATAAAGAAACATTGTGTTTTAAAGTATTTGTGCGAAGACAATAATTATAATTCCACACTACTTGAAGATATAGGTTTTGAGAAAAAAGAAGGTACTTTAGTTCTTTGTAGGGAATTACATGAGAGTATAGATATAGGTATTCATGAAAACTTAAAGTTTGAAATGTTTAAAAAGGGGAAAGATGAACAAAAAAGATGTAGAATACAAAATGAGATATTCCAGGAGCATAATAGAATACCTTTGACTTTAGAAGATATATATGTGGAACAATTGCAGAGTTACTATTTTGAAGAGGGAGCTGTTTTTTTAAAAAGAAATGCGGAATATATAGGATACGGTCAGATTATAATAGAAAATAATATTCCCATCATAGTTAACTTCGGTATAATAGAAAAGCATAGGGGCAGGGGATATAGTAAATATCTTTTAAATTATCTTTTGAATATAATATATCAAAATGGCTTTCATAAAATAATGATAAAGGTACGGGATTCTAACTATATAGCATTAAATTTATATAGAAGTGTTGGATTTAAGGTTAAAAAAGAAAGATTTAATTGGGAACTAGAGAAATAA